The following are encoded together in the Blastocatellia bacterium genome:
- the bshC gene encoding bacillithiol biosynthesis cysteine-adding enzyme BshC, which translates to MNQSQTSLSTLTKIPFNQIPHTSKLLLDYCSEKVNNFYPSLENNTEEPIFSTNLLNSLLKTSSKLIRRSYQREQVANALLEQNLRFGSGEKTLKNIELLRESETVAVITGQQAGLFSGPLFTIYKALTAIKLATELSKEGQKAIPIFWIASEDHDYKEVSHFKVINRDGQLTTISHQAQGELDLTPVGNLRISEEVIENINSLLSSLPQSEFIDELIKDLKDSYSANLGFAEGFARLLAKIFANYGVVLLDAQDKNLKPIASPIFETVLHKSKEIAQSLVNRSQILEKSGYHAQVHTSLDMVPLFLLENNHRLALRQQDEQFSLKHSSQTYTSNQLLDKLHNDPTLFSPSVLLRPIVQDYLLPTVAYIGGPAEVAYFAQISAIYPLFPVEFPVIIPRAGFTIIPNRENNLLKKWELNFTDLFAGLEHTKHQVIEHLLDKNTISTFDETELLINQQLDKLSDNLLKVDPTLAEALKGGREKIFYQLHHLKTRFINTNAKREETLVRQIEKLFTLLYPNKNLQERELNIYYFLARYGYDFTNTIYKNLDLDFTAHKILYI; encoded by the coding sequence GTGAATCAATCCCAAACATCTTTGTCAACTTTAACTAAAATACCTTTTAACCAAATACCTCATACTTCTAAACTTTTATTAGATTACTGTTCAGAAAAAGTAAATAATTTCTACCCATCACTAGAAAACAACACAGAAGAACCTATTTTTTCTACTAATTTACTAAATTCCCTGCTTAAAACCTCCTCTAAGCTTATCAGACGTTCTTATCAACGTGAGCAAGTTGCAAATGCTTTATTAGAACAAAACCTGCGTTTTGGATCAGGAGAAAAGACGCTAAAAAACATTGAGTTACTACGCGAGTCCGAGACTGTAGCAGTAATAACAGGTCAACAAGCAGGATTATTTAGTGGGCCACTTTTTACCATTTATAAAGCCTTAACAGCTATTAAATTAGCAACAGAGCTTTCTAAAGAAGGACAAAAAGCTATTCCTATTTTTTGGATTGCCAGCGAAGATCATGACTATAAGGAAGTTTCCCACTTTAAAGTTATTAATCGAGATGGGCAACTTACAACAATTTCTCATCAAGCCCAGGGTGAATTAGACTTAACACCTGTTGGAAATCTTCGTATTTCAGAAGAAGTTATAGAAAATATTAATTCCCTACTTTCTAGTCTTCCACAATCAGAGTTTATTGATGAGCTAATAAAAGATTTAAAAGATTCTTACTCTGCCAACTTAGGTTTTGCTGAAGGTTTTGCACGACTGCTAGCCAAAATTTTTGCTAATTATGGTGTAGTATTGCTAGATGCACAAGATAAAAACTTAAAACCCATTGCAAGTCCTATTTTTGAAACAGTTTTGCACAAATCAAAAGAAATTGCTCAAAGCTTAGTTAATCGTAGCCAAATACTAGAAAAATCTGGCTATCACGCCCAAGTGCATACTAGCTTGGATATGGTGCCGCTTTTTCTACTAGAAAATAATCATCGTCTAGCTCTACGTCAACAAGATGAACAATTTAGCTTAAAACACAGTAGTCAAACTTATACTAGCAATCAATTACTAGATAAATTACATAATGATCCTACTTTATTTAGCCCTAGTGTACTATTGCGGCCAATTGTACAAGATTATTTACTTCCTACGGTTGCTTATATAGGTGGGCCAGCAGAAGTAGCTTATTTTGCTCAAATTAGCGCAATTTACCCACTATTTCCTGTTGAGTTTCCTGTAATTATTCCACGTGCAGGGTTTACAATTATTCCTAATCGAGAAAATAATTTATTAAAGAAATGGGAGTTAAACTTTACAGACCTTTTTGCAGGTTTGGAACACACTAAACATCAAGTAATTGAACATCTTTTAGACAAAAATACTATTTCTACTTTTGATGAAACTGAGTTATTGATTAACCAACAACTAGATAAATTAAGCGATAATTTATTGAAGGTTGACCCAACTTTAGCAGAAGCATTAAAAGGAGGAAGAGAAAAAATCTTTTATCAATTACATCATCTAAAAACTCGCTTTATTAATACCAATGCCAAACGAGAAGAAACGCTTGTACGCCAAATTGAAAAGCTCTTTACTCTACTTTATCCAAATAAAAATCTTCAAGAACGAGAGTTAAATATTTATTATTTTTTGGCTAGATATGGCTATGATTTTACAAATACAATTTATAAAAACTTAGACCTAGATTTTACTGCTCACAAAATTTTATATATTTAA